The Campylobacter concisus DNA window TGAAAAGCTCGTAAATTCCGAAGCTAAATATATAAAGAACAAGCGCCATCAAGTATAGATCAATCGCTCCAACAATCTCGCCAACGACTTCTGAGTGGAAATTTTCAACGTGAAAATCTGCGGCAAAGAAATATTTATAAACCTCTAAAAGTACCTTGCCGACGTCGTAACTTGCGATGATAAAAAGTACGATCGCACCTAAAAGTCCAAAGATTACTGGAAAAAGTGTGAAGCTGTTGCTAGCAAGCAAAATTTTTTCAAATATCTTACGCAATAAAAATCCTTTTTATTTACTCTTGCATCGCGATCCACTTTTGCGCGATCCTGACAGCATTTGTCGCAGCCCCTACGCGGATCTGATCGGCGCTGCACCAAAGGTGAAGCACATTAGGTCTGTAATTATCAACTCTAATCCTGCCAACGTAAGTCTCATTTGTATCGCTTGAAATGATAGGCATCGGATACTCTTTATTTGCTGGATTATCGACTACGACGACGCTTGGAGCTTTGCTTAAAATTTCTCTTGCTGCATCTGCGCTCACGTCTTTGTCAAAGTGGATAGTGATCGCCTCAGAATGGCTTCTAAGCACTGGCACACGCACACAGGTAGCGCTAACTTCTATATCTTTGTGAAGAATTTTTTGTGTCTCATTGACCATTTTCATCTCTTCTTTTGTGTAGTCATTGTCCAAAAAGACGTCGATGTGAGGGATCACATTTAGTGCTAGGCGGTGCGCAAATACCTTTGGCTCGCACTCATCAAGCTTAAACTCAAAGAATTTTTGCATCTGAACGACAAGCTCTTCCATGCCCTCTTTGCCAGCACCGCTTGCTGCTTGGTATGTAGAAACATCGACTCTATTGATACTAAAAGCGTCGTTTAGCGGTTTTAAAATTTGCACCATTTGGATAGTCGAGCAGTTTGGATTTGCGATGATGCCGCGGTTTTTCCACATAGCAATGTCACTTGGATTGCACTCTGGCACAACAAGAGGGATATCTTTATCCATCCTAAAATGGCTGGTGTTATCGATGACTACTGCGCCACTATCAGCTGCAAATTTGGCAAATTTCTCTGAGACTGAACCGCCTGCACTAAAAAATGCGATATCGATCTCGTGCTCGTTAAAAACTTTCTCGGTTAGCTCTTTTACTTTATAGTGTTTGCCCTTAAATTCGATCTCCATGCCAACGCTCTTTGCACTTGCAAGTGGCAAAAGCTCACCAACTGGGAAATCAACCTCCTCCATAACTCTAAAAAGCTCTTCGCCGACCGCTCCAGTAGCACCAACGACCGCTACGTTAAATTTTCTCATCTGCTCTCCTTGGTTTCTTTTAATTTTCTTAATTTGCATAATTTTACTAGCCAAAAACTTAAATTTTTACCTATTTTTTACTTCTTGCTTGCAAAAATAGATCTTTTGGCAAAATTTCATCGCCCTCGCTTAGTATCGCTGCACGCTGCACGACTGAGATAAGCTCTCTTATGTTGCCTGGGTAGTCGTAGCCTAAAAGCTCCTCTTTGGCTGCTTTTGAGAAATTTTTAGCCTCAAAGCCATACTCTTTGCAGCATTTGTCCAAAGCATCCTGCGCGATAGGCAAAATTTCATCCTTACGCTCGCGAAGTGGCGGGATGAAAAGCGGGATCGTGTTTAGGCGGTAGAAAAGATCCTCTCTAAACTTGCCCTCTTTCATAGCAAGCTCTAAATTTGCATTTGTAGCGCAGATGATGCGAACGTCTATCTTTTCGCTCTTTGTAGCGCCAAGTCTTGTTATCTCGCGCTCCTGCAAGGCACGAAGCAATTTTGGCTGTAAATTTATAGGCATCTCGCCGATCTCATCTAAAAATAGCGTTCCGCCATTTGCCAGCTCAAACTGCCCTTTTTTGGTAGTCGCAGCGTCAGTAAAGGCGCCCTTTTCAAAGCCAAAAAGCTCGCTTTCTATCAAATTTTCAGGGATCGCAGCCATATTTAAAGCGATAAATGCAGCATCTTTTCTAGGTGAGTTTGCGTGGATAAATTTAGCAAAAACCTCCTTGCCAACGCCGCTTTCGCCACTAAGCATGATAGAAGCGTCGGTTCTTGCGGCTTTTAGCGCGATATTTAGCGTAGTTTCAAGTACCTTTGAAGTGGCTAAAAAGCCGTTATTTTCGCTTTTGGTTTCTACTTTTTTTATAGTTTTTGGAGTTTTTTGCTTAAGAAGTTCGACCCTTTTTATCGCCTCGTAAAGCGTTGAGACGTCAAACGGCTTGGTTAAAAAGTCCTTTACGCCGAGCCTAACGCTTTCTATCGCCTTGTTAAGTGTCGCGTTTCCTGTCATTATGATGACGTCAAATTTGCCATTTAGTTCTTTAATGAACTCAAGTCCGTCCATCTTTGGCATGTTTATGTCGGTTATGATTAGATCAGTGTCGTCGCTTAGCTTTTTTAGAGCCTCAACTGCGCTTTTATAGCTCTTGATGTTTAGCTCTTCATACTCGCCAAGTGCGATCTCAAGCGACTTTCGCATATTGATGTCATCTTCTACTATGACGATATTCATTTGATCTCTTTTTATTGAAGTGTGCCGATGATAGCGGATTTTGGCTTAAATTCCACCATAAATCTAACTGGCAAAATTTTCAAATTTGAAGCGTTTGTGACCTGTGAATTTTTGACATTTAGCTCATTTTTTATTATCACTTTTTTTAAAGCAAAGCAGTCAAAAATTTCATCTTTGTGTAAATTTAAAAAGCCAAGAGTTGTGGTGTTTTCATCTTTAAAAGCGTCTATCTGGCAAAGAAATTTTGGTTTTGGATTTGGCGAGAGAGTCATCGCCTTAGAAAATGAAATTTCTTCAAAGGCAACTATTTGATTTTTCGTATCGACCTTTGCCCAGAAGATAAACTCCTCCAGGCAAAAGGCGAAATTTAAAAGTATCGTTAGTAAGAAAAGACTTCTCGCCACTTATCTTCGTCTATCTTAAGCTCCATATTTACCTTATAAAGCCCGTCTTTGAAATTTTCATTCACGATCCTTGCATTTTTGACAAGACCTTGAACCTTTGAAGTGATAGATGAGTCGTTTAGCATCGCGTCTCTTACGGTGTCTTCAGCGTTAATCTTTACGCCATAAAGCTTACCAGCAAGCTGAGAATAAGCATCCGCCATCGCCGCTCTTTTTGCAAGAGTGACCGACTGAGCGTATGAGAGCGAATTTAGCGGAGCTATGCCCTCGCCTGTGGCTCTAAAAGTGGTCTCTTTTGGAGCGCTATCATATATCATCTTCTCTTTTTTCATCACCTCTCTAAGATCGTCTTTATCGACCTTTTGGATAACTACGTTGCGGTTTGATGTGCTAGTAGGCTCACCCATAAAGCCGTTAAATGAGCAACCGCCAAAAATAGCAACCATCAAAGCAAAAGATAAAATTTTAACCTTCATAAACAACCTTTTTTACGCTTCTATTTAAAATTTAGTAGCAAAATTTATTCCAAAAGCCCCATATCTTCGCTTGGTGCTTCGTCCTCGTCCTCGCCATCATCTGCCTTAGGGCATCTTGCGATACTTACAACATCATCGCCATCGACATTTACTACGATCACACCGCTTGTATTGCGTCCTGCTTTGCGGATGCTTTGCATATCTACTCTTATCATCTTACCACTTGATGTTAGAGCCATAAGATCTTGCTCTTCATCAACCATCACAACGCCTACTAGATCACCTGTTCTGCTTGTTAGTTTCATGCAGATGACGCCTTTGCCGCCGCGATTTGTCAAGCGGTACTCATCAGCAGTTGTGCGCTTGCCGATACCTTTTTGAGATATGCTTAAAATTTCTTGATCGTTGCTTTCGATGACTGCTGCGCCTACGACCTCATCGCCTGGCTCTTTAAATTTAATGCCAGTTACGCCGCGTGCAGTTCTTCCCATTTGGCGAACCTTGCTGATCTTAAATTTAAGGCACATACCTTTTTTGGTAACGACAAATAGCATTGTCTCATCGCTTGAGTTTGCGTCCTCTTCGGCATTTACATTATCTTCGTCGATCTCGTTTTGAAGCTCTTCAACTTCAAGTACCTCTGTCTCAACGCTTAGCTCATTTTCAGGGTCAGTTACCGGCATATCATCGTATGTCTGAGCGATGAGCGCAGTTACAAGCTCGTCGTTCTCATCGAGGCTTATCGCTCTTACGCCAACTGAGCGGATGTTTTTAAACTCACTTAAATTTGTGCGTTTTACGATGCCGTTTTTAGTGAAGAATGCTAGAGATTTACTCTCGTCAAAGTCAGTCGTTGGGATGATCGCTTTGATCTTCTCATCAGGCTGCAACTGAATCAAATTTACAACTGCTTTGCCTTTTGCTGTGCGGCTTCCCTCTGGGATCTTATAGACTTTTAGCCAGTAGAGCTGTCCGCGGTCTGTCACAAACATAAGCGTATCGTGGGTATTTGAAGTAAAGAAGCTCTCTATAAAGTCATCGTCGTATGTCGTGACCGCTACTTTACCCTTGCCGCCGCGTTTTTGCTTCTCGTACTGCTTGCTTGGCACACGCTTGATGTAACCGCGGTGAGTTATGGTTACTACCATATTTTCATTTGGTATGAGATCTTCAATGTCGATATCATCGTAGTCATCAACGATCTCGGTCACTCTTGGTACTTTAAATTTATTTTTGATCTCTAAAAGCTCTTCTTTGATCAAATTTTCAAGCAATGTCTCACTCTTTAAAATTTCATCAAGTCTTGCGATCTCAGCCATAAGCTCAGCTAGCTCGGCCTCTAGTTTTTCTCTCTCTAGGCCTGTAAGCTTGCTTAGACGCATATCAAGGATAGCATTTGCTTGAAGCTCTGAGAGGTTAAATTTACTCATCAAGCCTTCTCTAGCAACTGCCGTATCAGCACTATTTCTAATAAGCTCGATCACCTCGTCTATGTTATCAAGTGCGATCTTTAGACCCTCTAAGATGTGGGCTCTTGCGCGCGCTTTTTCAAGCTCAAATATCGTCCTTCTAATGATAACGGTTTTTCTGTGATTTAAAAATAGCTTAAGTAGCTCGATAAGGTTAAATACCTTTGGCTCTTTGTTATTAATAGCAAGCATAATAACGCCAAAAGTGCTCTCCATCGTGGTTGATTTAAAGAGATTATTTAGCACGATGTCGCTCATAGCGTCGCGTTTTAGCTCAATGACTACGCGGATGCCGTCCTTATCAGACTCATCTCTAACCTCGCTGATGCCCTCTATCTGCTTATCTTTTACAAGCTCAGCGATCTGCTCAATGAGCCTAGCTTTGTTTGTTTGATATGGTAGCTCGTCGATTACTATGACATCTTTGTTTGGCTTTTTTTCTATGTGAGTTTTGGCTCTTAGTTTGACCCTGCCACGACCTGTGCGGTAGGCTTCTATGATGCCTTTTTTGCCAAAGATGATACCGCCAGTTGGGAAGTCTGGACCTTTTATAAATTCCATCACCTCTTCAAGTGTCGCCTCTTTGTTTTCAAGAAGTAGCAAAAGACCGTCTATTAACTCGTCAAGGCTGTGTGGTGGGATATTTGTCGCCATACCAACCGCAATACCACTTGAGCCATTTAATAATAAATTTGGCACACGGCTAGGCAAAACATCTGGCTCGACCTCTCTATCGTCGTAGTTTGGCACAAAATCAACCGTATCTTTGTCGATATCTTTTAAAAGCTCTTCAGTAAGCATGGTCATTCTAGCTTCGGTATAACGCATCGCAGCTGCGCTGTCGCCGTCAATTGAGCCAAAGTTTCCTTGTCCATCAACGACTGGATAGCGCATAGAAAATTTCTGAGCCATACGAACAAGTGCGTCATAAACCGCTGTGTCGCCGTGTGGGTGGTACTTACCGATGACTTCACCGACGATACGAGCTGACTTCATATAGGCACTTCTGCTGCCAACGCCGAGGTTATCCATAGCGTATAAAATTCTTCTATGAACTGGCTTTAATCCGTCTCTAGCGTCAGGCAAAGCACGTCCGACGATGACGCTCATAGAGTAGTCAAGATAGCTATTTTTTATAGAATCTTCGATATCAACTGAAGCGATATCTTGAGTTAATTCAAGTAGATTGTCTTTCATTTTTATCCTTAAATTTAGCTTGTGGGATTTTAGCTAAAAATTGATAAAAACTTGCTAAATAGCAAATCAGCGACTTTGGCAATAGTGCTATGAAAATTTAGTCTAAAATTTTTTCTATCTGCTCTTTTTTAAGAATAAAATCATAGCTAAAAGCATCAACCACGACTCCAGCATAACTGCTCTCTTTTAGCATCGCAAGATACTCTTTTAGCCCTATCTCTATGCTCTCTTGCTCGCTATCGTTTCGCCAAAGCTTCATCGCCTCTTTGCTAGTAAATGCTGGAAAATAGCTAAGCTTCTCGCCCTCATCTTCAAGTAGGATAAATTTGATATTTGAGCCCTCCTCCTCATAAACTACGCCGCCATCAGGTTTTGCAAGTGCTTGGTTTAAAAGCACCGGAGCGAAAAAAGTAGCCTTTTTTAAAGCCGATATCAAATTTATCTCATTTTTCTCGCTAGGATCACTTAAAAATTTATCCATCGCTTCTTGCATTTTAGCTCCTAAAAGTCTCATCTACAGCCTGACATATCGTGTGAATGAAAAATATGTGCGACTCTTGTATCCTCGCAGTATCGCTTGAGCTAACGACTAAATTTAGATCACAATCCTCATTCATAGCGCCACCTCCTTTGCCGCTAAGCCCAAGTACCGATACGCCCATTTTCTTAGCACTTTTTATAGCTTCAAGGACGTTTTTGCTGTTGCCACTCGTTGAGATCGCCACGAGTAAGTCGCCAGACTGCGCTAAAGCCTCAAACTGACGTGAAAATACATAGTCAAAGCCGTAGTCATTGCCAATGGCCGTAAGTGCCGAAGTGTCAGTAGTTAACGCGATGCCAGGTAGTGGCTGGCGCTCGCTTTTATATCTGCCAGTTAGCTCGGCTGCAAAGTGTTGAGCGTCCGCTGCAGAGCCGCCGTTGCCACATATTAGCACCTTTTTGCCATTTTTTAGCGTATCAGCTACCATCTGGCAAGCACACTCTAGGCTACCTAGCAAATTTACATGCTCGCTAAAGATCTTTTGGTGAGCCTCGAGCTCATTTTTTATCATTGTTTTTAGCATCTTTTATCCTTTTTATTATCCCTGTTGTGCTTTTGCCCTCGACAAAGTCAATCAGCCTGACCTCTTTTACGATCTCGCTACCAACGACCTCTTTATCTTTATAATCAGCCCCTTTTACAAGCACGTCCGGCTTTATCTTTGTTATCAAATTTAATGGCGTATCCTCATCAAAAATGACGACATAATCGACAAATCCAAGCCCACTTAGCACGCAGGCTCTATCATCTTGCGAATTTATAGGCCTAGCCTTCCCTTTTAGCCTCTTAACTGAAGCGTCCGAGTTTAGGCCAACAACCAAAAGATCGCCAAGCTCTCTTGCGCGCGCTAGGTATTTTACGTGCCCGGCGTGCAAGATATCAAAGCAGCCATTTGTGAAAACGACCTTTTTTTTGTCCTTTTGGCTCAAAATCTCTTCTAGTTCCTCAACGCTTTTAAGCTTGTGCTCGAAATTTGCTCCAAATGAGCTATTTAGCAGCTGCTCGATCTCACTAAAGCTAGCCGTTGCGCTACCTATCTTTGCCACGACAACAGCCGCAGCAAGGTTTGCTATCTTTATCGCCTCTTTTATATCAGCTCCGTTTGCTAGCATGTAGCCAAGTGTGGCAAGCACCGTATCTCCAGCGCCAGTGACGTCAAAGACCTCTTTTGCTTTTGCCGCAAAGATGTGTAGCTTGTCGTCATATAGCGCGATGCCCTCTTCTGATATCGTAATGAGCGAATAGGTCAAATTTAGCTCGTCTTTTAGCTGTTTTATCGCCTTTTCAAGCTCAGCCTTGTCTTTTATCTTTAAATTTGTAGCCTCGCTCGCCTCTTTTTTATTTGGCGTTAGAAGGGTTGCATTTTTGTATTTTGAGTAGTCGCTGCCTTTTGGGTCTATTAGCACTGGGATATTTAGCCTCACGCACTCGTTTATGATCTCTTGGCAGACCTTTTCGCTAAGCACGCCTTTGCCATAGTCACTTAGCAAGACGGCCTTAAAATTTGCAAGGTTTTCTTTTACTTTTAAGACAAGCTCATCTTCTAAATTTATCTTGACAACGCTCTCTTTATCTATCCTGACAACTTGTTGGTGAGATGCCATGATACGGCTTTTTATCGAGCTTTCACGCCCTTTTTCAGTAAGTATCAGCTCATCTTTTACATTTAGCTCAGCAAGTCTCTCTTTTATCTTTTTACCAGCCTCATCATCTCCTAAGACGCTAGCCACGCTCACGTTTGCGCCAAGAGATAGTAAATTTCTCACCACATTGCCAGCGCCACCAAGCGTATATGTTTCGTTATTTATCTTAACAACCTGCACTGGCGCTTCAGGCGAGATGCGCTCGCAACTACCCCAGATATAGTGGTCTAGCATAAGATCACCGACGACTAAAATTTTAACTCTCTTAGCCATTTATCTCTTCCTTATAAATTCTCTTTATCTCTGGCAAGTAGTCTTTTATCGCCTCTTCCAAGCTCCAAGTCGCGCTAAAGCCAAATGCCTCTCTAGCTGGGGCCACGTCGGCCTCGGTGTGAAACTGATACGAGCCAACAAATGGATTTTTGATATATTCGTTGCCTAAATTTACACCGATCTCACGTTGCAAGATGTCAGCGATGTCTTGAAAGCTTCTGGCCTTGCCAGTGGCTGCGTTATAGACGCCACTTGGCGCATCAAGTGCTTTTATATTTGCATCAATGATATCTTTTATATAGACAAAGTCACGTTTGATCTGGTCGCTGCCCTCAAAGAGCCTTGGGGTCTTGCCGGCTAAAATTTGAAGTCCAAACTGAAGCACCATCGAAGCAGTTTTATTTTTGAAAAACTCGCCCTTGCCAAAGACGTTAAAATACCTCAGTCCAACCACGCTCACACCGCGTTTTGCATAAATTTTATTGATATTATCCATGCTTAGTTTACTAAAGCCATAGACATTATTTGGCGCTTCACACTCACCGACAGTTTGTGGGCTCTTTGCGTTACCATAAGTGGCGCCTGAACTTGCATAGATCATCTTTGCGCCCAAACTCTCGCAGATGTCAAGCAAATTTACAAATGCGTTTACATTTGTTTTTATTAGCTCGTCTTGCTCTTTTACGGTCGTATCAGAAATCGCTGCCTCGTGGTAGATGACGTCTGGACGAAAGCTCTTTATCTTTTCAAGTGTGCTCTCATCGTTGATGTCGCCGGCGTAAATTTCACCCTTAAAACCAAGTAAATTTTTAAAA harbors:
- a CDS encoding sigma-54-dependent transcriptional regulator yields the protein MNIVIVEDDINMRKSLEIALGEYEELNIKSYKSAVEALKKLSDDTDLIITDINMPKMDGLEFIKELNGKFDVIIMTGNATLNKAIESVRLGVKDFLTKPFDVSTLYEAIKRVELLKQKTPKTIKKVETKSENNGFLATSKVLETTLNIALKAARTDASIMLSGESGVGKEVFAKFIHANSPRKDAAFIALNMAAIPENLIESELFGFEKGAFTDAATTKKGQFELANGGTLFLDEIGEMPINLQPKLLRALQEREITRLGATKSEKIDVRIICATNANLELAMKEGKFREDLFYRLNTIPLFIPPLRERKDEILPIAQDALDKCCKEYGFEAKNFSKAAKEELLGYDYPGNIRELISVVQRAAILSEGDEILPKDLFLQARSKK
- the gyrA gene encoding DNA gyrase subunit A, which produces MKDNLLELTQDIASVDIEDSIKNSYLDYSMSVIVGRALPDARDGLKPVHRRILYAMDNLGVGSRSAYMKSARIVGEVIGKYHPHGDTAVYDALVRMAQKFSMRYPVVDGQGNFGSIDGDSAAAMRYTEARMTMLTEELLKDIDKDTVDFVPNYDDREVEPDVLPSRVPNLLLNGSSGIAVGMATNIPPHSLDELIDGLLLLLENKEATLEEVMEFIKGPDFPTGGIIFGKKGIIEAYRTGRGRVKLRAKTHIEKKPNKDVIVIDELPYQTNKARLIEQIAELVKDKQIEGISEVRDESDKDGIRVVIELKRDAMSDIVLNNLFKSTTMESTFGVIMLAINNKEPKVFNLIELLKLFLNHRKTVIIRRTIFELEKARARAHILEGLKIALDNIDEVIELIRNSADTAVAREGLMSKFNLSELQANAILDMRLSKLTGLEREKLEAELAELMAEIARLDEILKSETLLENLIKEELLEIKNKFKVPRVTEIVDDYDDIDIEDLIPNENMVVTITHRGYIKRVPSKQYEKQKRGGKGKVAVTTYDDDFIESFFTSNTHDTLMFVTDRGQLYWLKVYKIPEGSRTAKGKAVVNLIQLQPDEKIKAIIPTTDFDESKSLAFFTKNGIVKRTNLSEFKNIRSVGVRAISLDENDELVTALIAQTYDDMPVTDPENELSVETEVLEVEELQNEIDEDNVNAEEDANSSDETMLFVVTKKGMCLKFKISKVRQMGRTARGVTGIKFKEPGDEVVGAAVIESNDQEILSISQKGIGKRTTADEYRLTNRGGKGVICMKLTSRTGDLVGVVMVDEEQDLMALTSSGKMIRVDMQSIRKAGRNTSGVIVVNVDGDDVVSIARCPKADDGEDEDEAPSEDMGLLE
- a CDS encoding YqhA family protein, translating into MRKIFEKILLASNSFTLFPVIFGLLGAIVLFIIASYDVGKVLLEVYKYFFAADFHVENFHSEVVGEIVGAIDLYLMALVLYIFSFGIYELFISEITQLKQSKQSKVLEVHSLDELKDKLGKVIVMVLIVNFFQRVLHANFTTPLEMAYLAASILALCLGLYFLHKGDH
- a CDS encoding aspartate-semialdehyde dehydrogenase; its protein translation is MRKFNVAVVGATGAVGEELFRVMEEVDFPVGELLPLASAKSVGMEIEFKGKHYKVKELTEKVFNEHEIDIAFFSAGGSVSEKFAKFAADSGAVVIDNTSHFRMDKDIPLVVPECNPSDIAMWKNRGIIANPNCSTIQMVQILKPLNDAFSINRVDVSTYQAASGAGKEGMEELVVQMQKFFEFKLDECEPKVFAHRLALNVIPHIDVFLDNDYTKEEMKMVNETQKILHKDIEVSATCVRVPVLRSHSEAITIHFDKDVSADAAREILSKAPSVVVVDNPANKEYPMPIISSDTNETYVGRIRVDNYRPNVLHLWCSADQIRVGAATNAVRIAQKWIAMQE
- the rfaE1 gene encoding D-glycero-beta-D-manno-heptose-7-phosphate kinase; its protein translation is MAKRVKILVVGDLMLDHYIWGSCERISPEAPVQVVKINNETYTLGGAGNVVRNLLSLGANVSVASVLGDDEAGKKIKERLAELNVKDELILTEKGRESSIKSRIMASHQQVVRIDKESVVKINLEDELVLKVKENLANFKAVLLSDYGKGVLSEKVCQEIINECVRLNIPVLIDPKGSDYSKYKNATLLTPNKKEASEATNLKIKDKAELEKAIKQLKDELNLTYSLITISEEGIALYDDKLHIFAAKAKEVFDVTGAGDTVLATLGYMLANGADIKEAIKIANLAAAVVVAKIGSATASFSEIEQLLNSSFGANFEHKLKSVEELEEILSQKDKKKVVFTNGCFDILHAGHVKYLARARELGDLLVVGLNSDASVKRLKGKARPINSQDDRACVLSGLGFVDYVVIFDEDTPLNLITKIKPDVLVKGADYKDKEVVGSEIVKEVRLIDFVEGKSTTGIIKRIKDAKNNDKK
- a CDS encoding SseB family protein, with the protein product MQEAMDKFLSDPSEKNEINLISALKKATFFAPVLLNQALAKPDGGVVYEEEGSNIKFILLEDEGEKLSYFPAFTSKEAMKLWRNDSEQESIEIGLKEYLAMLKESSYAGVVVDAFSYDFILKKEQIEKILD
- the rfaD gene encoding ADP-glyceromanno-heptose 6-epimerase; this encodes MNLNGKKIIITGGAGFIGSALAHYFDENYKDTHVLVVDKFRNDETFSNGNLKSFGHFKNLLGFKGEIYAGDINDESTLEKIKSFRPDVIYHEAAISDTTVKEQDELIKTNVNAFVNLLDICESLGAKMIYASSGATYGNAKSPQTVGECEAPNNVYGFSKLSMDNINKIYAKRGVSVVGLRYFNVFGKGEFFKNKTASMVLQFGLQILAGKTPRLFEGSDQIKRDFVYIKDIIDANIKALDAPSGVYNAATGKARSFQDIADILQREIGVNLGNEYIKNPFVGSYQFHTEADVAPAREAFGFSATWSLEEAIKDYLPEIKRIYKEEING
- the gmhA gene encoding D-sedoheptulose 7-phosphate isomerase — its product is MLKTMIKNELEAHQKIFSEHVNLLGSLECACQMVADTLKNGKKVLICGNGGSAADAQHFAAELTGRYKSERQPLPGIALTTDTSALTAIGNDYGFDYVFSRQFEALAQSGDLLVAISTSGNSKNVLEAIKSAKKMGVSVLGLSGKGGGAMNEDCDLNLVVSSSDTARIQESHIFFIHTICQAVDETFRS
- a CDS encoding LPP20 family lipoprotein; the protein is MKVKILSFALMVAIFGGCSFNGFMGEPTSTSNRNVVIQKVDKDDLREVMKKEKMIYDSAPKETTFRATGEGIAPLNSLSYAQSVTLAKRAAMADAYSQLAGKLYGVKINAEDTVRDAMLNDSSITSKVQGLVKNARIVNENFKDGLYKVNMELKIDEDKWREVFSY